The Cicer arietinum cultivar CDC Frontier isolate Library 1 chromosome 1, Cicar.CDCFrontier_v2.0, whole genome shotgun sequence genome contains the following window.
ATTTTATAAGAATGGAGATCTTTTAGGGACTAAaatatatctattatatatatttaaaacaaattccCTCAATATATTGATGTCACCTCGTAGTAATTTCTTCCACATGTGCAAACATATCCCAGCAAAAAAACTTATGTGTACGTCCCTCATAGagaattatttataacaattcggttacaaaatattaattgtcaaaaattatttgtattggatgtatatttataattatttgacgattaatattttgtaacaaaTCATTggtataaattttggatttcgattttgaaacACAACACACAAAATAACTCTTTAAGAAGGGCGTACACATAAGTTGTTTTGTTCTGATATATATTTGCATATATGAGAATTACTGTCAGATGACAATAATAGAAtaaagaaatttattttaaatatatatatatactagattcaAATATACAACATTTGTGCCACAAAATGCTAGTATAATAAGGAAGTATGTTTGGGTTCACTTTTACAAGAGAAAAATGTAgcaaattctaaaataatttatgaaattaaaaatattcaattatatgtatattttggttcacttttccaaaatatatatatatatatatatatatatatatatatatatatatatatatatatatataattttagaagCATAAAAATCTATACGGACATATTTTCAAACTACTTCTGAAAAATGGattcatgtaattttttttttcaattaatattgtataattaatattaaatgtatcacatcaatttaatatatcttattttacatttaaaataatagtaaatacACTAATACATGATAAAAGTGATTTAGCAAAAATATTGTTGTTactttcatttataatttttcaatttatatgaaattgtgaaaaatatagTAATAGTAAATACCTGCAGGAAGTGGTGACCCCTCTCTGGCTTTAGTAGGTCCTGGGCACGTGCTCCATTATTAAGAGTACCTAGAACGGTAAAAGTTAATGTCAAACAGTAAAACTGTGGAAATCAAGTAAGTAAGccctcttttttatttttcaatagtaAAACCCATCTTCCATTAATCAAACATAACCAAATTAGAATCCAAATTCTAAAGgaataatttatgttttgatatttttttttcttcaaatatcgttttataaaataaaattatttgaattatgtaatgaaatatatttttaaatgtgtatttacaaaaagaaaatatattttattatgatataatataaatttaacagTTAGTGTATgcaattagtaataaattaggaagtttttttacatttataaatatgaaatgGACAATACAAAAGTATCCATTATAAGAGTATTTAGTATCATTTTTCAATCTAAATCTAGTATGATTTTTCAATCTAAATctagtttttaaataaaaatatgtgttttgaCTTTTTATTTGTGTTAGTCTGGTTTGAATCTTTAACGCAATATATTACTTCTAAgacacttttaaaatattaaaagtaaaattataatataaatatgctTAATTCGGATCTTAAATTGATGGTTTACCTATTTGTGAATCAAATGTTAATAAGCACTCTTagtgtttttattaaaaatacaaatataattctATTGAAGATATATTGAAAATAttgcatttaattttttgaaaattcagattttatattttcaatacaaaatccatatactttttatttctttataaataattttaaaaaataaatattttttaattattccctttagtcttatatataaaaaagaaaaaaaacaaaattacaaagaTTAAATAGACCATTTCATAACTTTTTGTACAAAAAAAGAGATGactataaacaaaaacaaaaaaacaaggATCAAAGGCGTTCGTTTTAAtgtgttagttttatttaattttttaaagtaactTTGAAATTAAATGCTTTCACACTCGCTAATATGAACATTAATTGCTTTTTTAAAACTCCATTCCTCTCTAATATAAACACACATGATATATTTCACTCTAATTAAGAAAATTTGATAGTGGATTTAGCAGAGGCGAGAGGCACTTCTTGACGAGTTTTATTAAAGgactaatataaaaataaaatatttttaattaattgtatatatttgattttgatataatagtaattttaatttttagatatattaaattaccCGTTATGAAacattgtttatatatatatatatatatatatatatatatatatatattatattatagataaatattattttaggtatATCTATTTTTACCGAAGAAGAAACTTTTGGGGTGACCGTGACCTCTCCTGTCACAACTAAGATCCGCCCAAGAATTTATGTgctcattttatttattgatgtgtctaaaatatttttaatatctatatataCTCTATATGTCTTAAAATAACtgttgtatttaattattttacacaaattaaaaaatatgataaataaaagacagaagaataattttactaaattattcttataaattatttgttaattacaattattataaatacaaattaaatgaataataaattattagtgatatatatataatattaattagagagtataattataaaaataaattaaaattgcattggaaatcaaaaacaacaattattttaaaaggctTGTATCTTTCAAATTCAACGATTATTATGGAATCACAAGAGTAGTTAACTttgactttttatattttaaaatatctaatattattaattaaatatttatttgaaaaataatcaatacatacattagtaattaaaaaattatcatactaataaatgttttaaaaatatttgttagaaatacaaaagtatatttatatttagggaGATAGAATATGAAAAACTTTAAAACCTTgaaacatttaatttttgtatatttgagagaaaaattctccaattttttattttttatttaagaagtATAATTGAATCGGAACGGAGGTGAAGATTATCTTATCTAAGAATGATGATTGCTAAGAACCATAGGATTGGAAGTGCCCATCTTTTTATTCATGTTTTGTTTTAGAGAAAAGGACAAAGACTTTATTCGTGGATTGGATGATCCCTTTCTTTGTGACATGGCcatattttcatttattgaCGTGGGTGCACAACCCTCTAATCAAAATTCAGAGATATGGTACTATAGTATTATATATTGCAATTCCACAAGGTCAAGATCTTGAAACTACAGGATCTACACATCTTTTCTCTGGCCCACTTTCTTCAACAAATTCACATCACCATCAATACAATTATACAAGTAAATGAAAACCTGTAGAAATTAATTTCTTTCATTAACTACACAATGTTATGAATGTCAGAGCTTcactttttatcaaataattatctTGTTTGAGAAAATTCTTTGTCTATAGATATAAACTTTTATCCAtgaatataaactaattttagaTATAATGGTTTTTATATTCGTGAATATCTATATCTGtagtaaattaaaaacattaatatattataattttttatatattaatattttttatgatatattttattttaattttatatataggttaatatataaatatttttatgtgtttatattttttttattaatagaataagTTGATAAAttctatgtttaattgaaacaaaatattatttttgttaaacagttttttatttaaaaattatatctatGAATATTGCAACGAATAGTTAAAAATTAGGTAAACGGATATTATACAGAAATAATAcaatactaatattatttttatttatcacatAATATAACGGATGATTCACTAGAACTTTTAGTGGTTCTATCTTTGTTGTGCAAACGTGATTATCGTGAATCTTTTATGAGAACTTATTATAGTATGTGAAAGGGTTCTAATGATTATACATTGGAACCGAGCATTgactaaataatatttatttattattttcaaaataatggaCTTGGTTGACAATTTTACACTCATTACAAAAATGTATTAGATAGTAAAATAAGTACTTTCTCTAtaacacattttaaaaaataatttgtcacaaataaatgatttattcaaatttttaatataatattaattattttttttaataatatattttaattaatatttttactatctcacaataaatatcatttttcaatTATAGACTCTAATTAATGTAGTTGAATTTGTGCGTTGtatatagtataaaaaaaatcatttaaatgtaaattataaatttttaatactactgtaattataaataaaaatttacattaGATATGacataaaattttgataatgtattctatattaatatattttgaatttaattatttttaatatcaagaGTTTGACATTAGAAGCTTAAGGAACaaagtttaaataaaatatgaaacaattataaaataattattagtgtAGATGACGATAATAAACATAACTTTTAATTATGCATCaattcaatatattaaattataaaaattatataattctttaagaaaaatattatatttttcatgtgtagtattttatataaaataagcTTGTAGTCTTTGGTTCAATATGTTTAAATAGACCATTCTACTTTGAATTTGCTAACTGAATCCAATCTAGTATGGAAtgcatttaaataaataaaaaagtccAAAATCTatactttttatatttgttttacgTGTTGGAACTTGTGCAATAgtatgaaaaaatttaattataattttaatctctaaatttttattgatttacgaaattagtatatctattttaaaagtcgacaattatgatttttttatgattttttaacaaataaaatattgatatgagatgttttaaataacgtgacgaATGATACATTGatatagaatgattaacacctataaaattagaataaaattttgtaaaaatttagctttttactttaaatttatttcatatttttaatttaattaataaaattaatatgaataattaatgcatccaAATGGTTATATACCATAGAATTGTatatcacgttatttaaaatacgttaaattatcattttttagttcaaaaaaaaaaagatagaccaaaattgttgattttgttaaaaagaggaatcaatttcgtgaattgataataataaatggaataaaactacaattaaacttaTGAAAAAATATGCATTATTTGATGAAAAGAGCGAGTGACTTGAATGAATTATTGTGTTGTAAATATGCACTTGTTAGGGTTAAATTTTTCAGTACAAAaggtttaatatatttataagcaACCAAAAGTTGAAGTTTTGCATAgaaacaaataatatttgagCTTTCAAAAAGTTGACAACTCAAGTTTTAATACATttctaattgatttttttcttttatagtttttgcatatatttatttattgaaataatgattttttttttgtgataatataatttacttaatATGGATATAATATGACTATATGTAGcataataaaagtttaaatatgccTATTAGGCCAAAGAAAATTACTATCAGCAGTacaaattttattcatatttgaaTATGCAGTATAAAATGACTattgaatttataattaatgCAATTTATAATTTGCAACTTGTAATTACTATAAGGTGTAGGATTGATATCTTTTTTTGTTAATGGTAAATTGATAATGggtgtgttttatttattaaatggaTGACTATTTGAAATTAGTGAAAATGATAAGAAGAAATATTTACTTTTGGTGgaattttaattaaacttttCAGTTAAGCAATCAGTTCCCTCTTCTTCTCCGGTTCATTGTTGTCAATTAGATCATTTGTCACTAAATGATATCAAATTTGTACTAATAATGATCTAAAATAATTGCTTTTGAAATTCGATTATAAGTGGTCTCTTTATAAAAAAGGATAGAGATAATTTTAGATATTATATATGAGGAGAAAATAACTTCGATCAACTTCTCATTCCATTACTTTACACTTGGGGTTAACAAACTTTCCACTAATTTAAGTTTGCAAGTTTGGTAACATTTCTTTAATTTAAGTAtactatattattaataaaacaatttaaatttgactttataaaataaacaattcaaattatttgacaatttcaTTATTGTATAATACTTAGTGGACAATtgacataaacaaaataatataaaatttactataattaactatatgatatatataaaaattaatatacttaatttttctaataaatatttactttatttagAACCGGTTACATGATATCTATAAATCATTTAGAGTACTTCCAAAGAGATGTCTAATCTTAATTTGTAGATAGATGAAACTAGAATGCACCATTGCTTAGtaaaacaacattttatttCGTAAGACAACTACAATCATATAAATTGAAACAAATCACAATCATAGAATCTAATGTGAATTTTTAAGAAGtgtatcattaaaataaaaaagaaatttactTTAAGATAATGTGACAACACCACCTAAAACATTGAGTTATATCATTGGAGGTATTCTTATAAACAAGACccaatataattttcttttatataaatatataatattataaatagagGGAGTGTATCTTTTTAAAATAGTGCGGGAGTATCTTTCTTGAAACgtattgataattaaaaaacaacagaagaattaattaataactttaGTAAAAAGTTGATAGGTTATCTTACTCATTAATCATATCTaaagtttattttgttttgaacatattataaatttataatagtctTACAATTTAGAATTTGTATTGTTTTCGATATTCtttataatttgaataaataaataaaaaattgtcaaaaaaattaaagttcttTGATGTGTTCCCTtctttttattgataaatattcttAATATCTTCCATAGcacaaattcatatttaatcttttaaaatcacAAGTTTGCAGAGAGTATTACATACAACATTTAAACATGTGACATTAAAATCATTACTACATAAAGACATCGGTTATATCTCTCTAGCTATGCCGTCACAATCACTTacaaaaaagaaacaattattgttattatttcctctttgatataaaaaaaagatgtgACACTCGTGTAATTGACCAAGACCAATAACATAGCAAGAATAACGTGGGAAGACAACTCCTGTTGATTCTTTACTTTGAGCTTTACAAAGCACTAAATTATACAAGTTGTTCTTTTTTTAAAGTAGATgtaaattgttattttgtacCCTTGCAAGTTTAGCTTTGAGGTAATCTCAGATACTCTTACTTTTTCTTgagatatttattttactatttaataatgcttttcatatattaaaaatttattagacATGTGGGTCTTCACTTGTCCAACACACTCAATTATTTATATGGTTTCAGCTTTGTTTTTATTTGGAGTTTCTAACCTTGATTGGCTTATAATTGACTTaccataataatttaaaaaccacacatatttaaatgaaattatataGTCTAGATTTATGCTCATGGCATACTTTTTAAATCCAGGTAAGTGTGTATCTAAATTTTCAAATCCAAATTTATAATTCTAtggtttgtttttgttttatactttaatctatttttttgggtggttttctgttttcataccATTTCCTTTGTTTGTGTCTTTGTGAAAAGGTTTTGGTACTTGACAGGTTTTGAGTTCTGATGTTGGTCTAAGCTAGAAGAAAATCTTGGCTGCAAAAAATTGCAAGCTTTGAgagatttttcttaaaaatggaGGTGATAGGGTTAAAACGGTTATTCCTCTTGGTTTTGTGGTTGTGGATTCCTAAGGAAGTTGTTGGAATGAATGGAACTACCATTGGAAACTCTACTGTTTCTTCAAGACTCAGTGTTGTTAAAATTGGAGCACTGTTTACTGTTGATTCCGTCATTGGAAGATCAGCTAAACCAGGAATCGTGGCTGCTATTGAAGATGTTAATGTTAATAAGACCATTCTCCCTGGTATTAAATTGGAAGTTATTTTACATGATACAAATTGCAGTGGGTTTCTTGGAACAGTGGAAGGTACTATTTGCCAAAAAAACTTGAAAGTAGCTTCTTAATTTTCAACTTGAAGTTTAGTTTTTGAGGAATACACACACACATACATATATCATATATGCATGTTTTCAATGGTTGGTGTCTTTATTTATCATTCAAGTGCAAGTTATacactttcttattttatttttttctggtCCATTGTCTTTCATTACTTATGACTCGGGCAATATGAGCATAACACagtttggattgacttatttaagtttatttattgacATAAGTACCTGTATGACGGTCTGCAAAAGTTCATGGAAACAACTTATGATATGTCTgattgactttattttatcttttttttataaaaataggtTAACATAAGCTCTTATATGATATACACTTATGCTATAAGCGCTAATTAAGCTATTTATCCAAATAGGGCTTAAGTATATAATCTTCCTCTCATGTAGGACACGTTATAGAGAATAGTTTCTTATTGTATTGTAATTGTACCCTTTTTACAAAGTCAATGTGAGTGAAAAAGAAGTGAACAAGCTTCATTAATTTTTCTGATTATGTAGCTTTGCAGTTGATGGAGAATGAAGTAGTTGCAGCTATTGGTCCACAATCTTCAGGAATAGCTCATGTCATTTCTCATGTAGTTAATGAACTCCATGTACCTCTTCTTTCATTTGGGGCAACAGACCCAACTCTATCTTCTCTGCAGTATCCATATTTCGTCCGAACCACACAAAACGACTATTTTCAGATGTATGCAATTGCAGACATTGTTGATTACTATAGATGGAGGGAAGTAATTGCCATTTTTGTAGATGATGACAATGGAAGAAATGGAATATCAGTACTGGGAGACGCGCTATCGAAGAAACGCGCCAAGATCTCTTACAAGGCTGCTTTATCTCCTGGAGCCACCGAGAGTGATATCGGTGATTTGTTGAATGGTGTTAACTTAATGGAATCAAGGGTCTTTATTATTCACGTTAATCCTGATAGTGGTTTGGTTATTTTTTCCATTGCCAAGAAGCTTGGAATGATGACTAGTGGCTATGTTTGGATTGCAACAGATTGGCTTCCTTCAACTTTGGATTCAATGGAGACAGTTGACAGTAACACATTGAGTCTCCTTCAAGGTGTTGTAGCTTTAAGACATCACACTCCTGATACTAATCTCAAAAAGAGTTTTTTCTCTAGGTTGAAGAACATGAAAGGCATGGAAACTTCAAGCTTCAACTCTTATGctttatatgcatatgatgCTGTTTGGTTAGCAGCCTATGCTCTTGATACTTTTATCAAAGAAGGTGGAAACATATCTTTCTCATCTGACCCTAAGTTGCTTGACACAAAAGGAAGCATGCTGCATTTGTCTTCGCTCCGAGTTTTTGAAGGCGGTCCGTTGTTTCTCCCCACAATTTTTAGAATGAACTTCACTGGTTTGAGTGGTCAGATTCAGTTTGACGCAGAAAAGAATCTTGTTCATCCATCATATGATATCCTTAACATTGGTGATGCGGGTTCCCGGAGGATCGGTTATTGGTCTAATTACTCTGGTCTATCAGTTTTATCTCCAGAAAATTTATACAAGAAACCTCCAAACACTTCAACAAGCAATCAAAAACTGTTTAGTGTTGTGTGGCCTGGTGAAACTACAGCTACACCAAGAGGATGGGTTTTCCCTAACAATGGAAGGCAACTGAGAATAGCAGTGCCTCATAGAATAAGCTACTTGGAGTTTGTTTCAAAGGACAAGAATCCACCTGGTGTTAGAGGCTATTGCATTGATGTCTTTGAAGCAGCCATAAACTTGTTGCCTTATCCTGTTCCACGACGATATATATTATATGGAGATGGTAATAGAAATCCCAACTACAACCAGCTTGTCAATGATGTTGCACTAAATGTAAGtttctaaatataattttgctGGGTATGGCTCATAATTAATGATAAGTGGGCAGGTTGCTCGAGCGCGAGAGAGATAATGTTGTTTTTTGGACCGTAGTATTGGATTGAAGTTGATAAACAAAAGATATTTAACAGAAAAATATGGAGTCAGTGGGACTCAATTTGGAACCATAGGTTCCAAAACAAGACCAATTTTGAAGTGTTGTATCTATAGTTGATTTCTGGTTTCCAAAGGAGTTTCAGgtttcttcaaattttattagttgtgttgatttttgttatttcCTTCTTCAGATCTATGATGCAACTGTTGGAGATATTACAATTGTCCCAAACAGAACAAGGATTTTGGATTTCACTCAACCTTTCATGGAATCAGGGCTGGTAGTTGTTGTCCCTGTCAAGGAGATCAAATCAAGTCCTTGGTCTTTCCTCAAGCCATTCACTGCTCAAATGTGGTGCGTGACCGGcgccttttttctttttgtgggAATTGTTGTATGGATTCTTGAGCACAGGCACAATCCAGAGTTCCGTGGTTCGCCCAAGAAGCAACTTATGACAATCTTTTGGTTAGTGTGCTATAGAGTctatttggattgacttatttgagtttatctactgGCATAAACACTTGTGAGACTGTTTCGGAGATCTTTTAAAACTAAGCTTTACTTAAACATCGAGTAACATATTTTTCTAAGTTTGGTTTCTTCTTTTGCAGGTTTACTTTCTCAACAATGTTTTTCTCACACAGTATGTGTCTGACAGATTCTTCATtcatatattttcaatattCTGCTACATGGTATAAATTTCTGATTTTCTTTTCTGCTATGATTTTACACAGGAGAGAACACTGTGAGTGGTCTTGGAAGATTTGTGCTAATCATATGGCTTTTTGTGGTGTTAATTATCAATTCAAGCTACACAGCAAGCTTAACATCCATCCTCACAGTACAGCAGCTTTCCTCACAAATTGAAGGAATTGATAGCTTGATATCAGGTACTCAACCAATTGGAATTCAAGATGGTTCATTTGCAAGAAGGTATCTTATAGATGAACTCAATATACAACCATCTAGGATAGTTACATTGAGAGATCCAAAGGCGTATATCGATGCTCTTATGCGTGGACCGTCAGGAGGAGGGGTTATGGCTATTGTTGATGAGCTTCCTTATATTGAACTCTTTATGTCTAGTACCAACTGCAAGTTCAGAACTGTTGGACAAGAGTTCACTAAAAGTGGTTGGGGATTTGTAAGTATCTTTGTTTGCATATCCATGGTTTTGATTCCTAAACTTTATCCATTTACTTTGATTGCAGATAGGCTTGTAATTTCATTGATAGCTGAGTTTATTCCATTGTTCAAAACACCAGGACTTTCTGTATTGTTATTGTTGGTCATGTCTCCTCAACCATCAGTTAGTTGTTCATATCATGGTTATTAGAGATTCAAATCTTGAATTAGAAGACCTATTTTCTGAATCGTGAATCGATTTTTCTTATGAATCGTAAGAtacatttttaagtaaaaacaaatgacttaacaaaattataaattgagatATCATATGTGAACCTCAAAATAATTGAAGAGTTAAGtcataataaatcaaataacaaAAGAGAAGTGGCTGACTATACAAAGTTAACAATACCTCACTATACTAAATTTAGGTAGTGATTCATTAGAATGGATGGGATTCAAGATTCATCACAGTGAATCAagattaaatatgaaatttatgtccaaaatccaaaatagatACACACTTGTAACGAATCAAGATCTTACTTGCATGTATTGTAAGATACTGATAGTCATGGTTCAAATAGAAGTACTGTTATCAATTCTCCTTGAACAAGCAAAAAGTGAAATTAAAACACTAGATGATTTTGTTTTGTGAAGTTTATCATATCACACTTCCTTCTAATACCTTTTTTTTGAAGAAAGGGATTTCTGATCTAAGTTTTTGCATATTGAAGCTGTTTCTTATGTAACTCTTCTATGATTGTTCTTGTTATGTATATATCTTACACTACATTATATCATTCTCATATTGAATACCATGATCACAGGCATTCCAAAGGGACTCTCCCCTTGCAGTTGATATGTCAACAGCCATTCTCCAACTCTCAGAGAATGGTGACCTGCAAAAGATCCATGACAAATGGCTTTTAAAACACGACTGCACTGCAAAAGTTGACGACGTTGATTCAAACGAACTGTCTCTTAATAGCTTCTGGGGTCTCTTTCTTATATGTGGCATTGCATGTCTCCTTGCATTGATTGCATTCTCTGTTAGAGTGTTCTGTCAATACATGAAATTCATACCAGTGAGTGAGGATATTGACCAGGAAAATCCACCAGGAATCCCTGGAATCAAACCTTCAAGAAGCTTCAAAGACTTGATTGATTTTGTTGATACGAGAGAAAAAGAGATTAAGCAGATACTTAGGGAGAAGAGTAAGAAAAGGAGACGCAACCAAAGCTTAGATGACCAATTTAGTCCACCCACTTAAGTAATACTAACAatcatatgtatatttttttgtacttgtctcttttatttcttattttggCTTATACCATAGTTACAGTATAGACACAAATTCGTCTATACTGAAATATTTAGATTCCTTCCTTGTTGTCTTGGAAACTATGgttgtaaaattattatttatacagTATAGAAAAAAAGGCAAGCAATCTTGGTTTACATTTCAAGCCAACATACACAAACCTTTTAATGATAGTGAATAACTTGAAACAATCATACCAGAAATTATTTCCTTCTATATAACTTTTAATGTCATTGATAACAAATTTGAACACtttatt
Protein-coding sequences here:
- the LOC101505478 gene encoding glutamate receptor 3.4 isoform X1, producing MEVIGLKRLFLLVLWLWIPKEVVGMNGTTIGNSTVSSRLSVVKIGALFTVDSVIGRSAKPGIVAAIEDVNVNKTILPGIKLEVILHDTNCSGFLGTVEALQLMENEVVAAIGPQSSGIAHVISHVVNELHVPLLSFGATDPTLSSLQYPYFVRTTQNDYFQMYAIADIVDYYRWREVIAIFVDDDNGRNGISVLGDALSKKRAKISYKAALSPGATESDIGDLLNGVNLMESRVFIIHVNPDSGLVIFSIAKKLGMMTSGYVWIATDWLPSTLDSMETVDSNTLSLLQGVVALRHHTPDTNLKKSFFSRLKNMKGMETSSFNSYALYAYDAVWLAAYALDTFIKEGGNISFSSDPKLLDTKGSMLHLSSLRVFEGGPLFLPTIFRMNFTGLSGQIQFDAEKNLVHPSYDILNIGDAGSRRIGYWSNYSGLSVLSPENLYKKPPNTSTSNQKLFSVVWPGETTATPRGWVFPNNGRQLRIAVPHRISYLEFVSKDKNPPGVRGYCIDVFEAAINLLPYPVPRRYILYGDGNRNPNYNQLVNDVALNIYDATVGDITIVPNRTRILDFTQPFMESGLVVVVPVKEIKSSPWSFLKPFTAQMWCVTGAFFLFVGIVVWILEHRHNPEFRGSPKKQLMTIFWFTFSTMFFSHRENTVSGLGRFVLIIWLFVVLIINSSYTASLTSILTVQQLSSQIEGIDSLISGTQPIGIQDGSFARRYLIDELNIQPSRIVTLRDPKAYIDALMRGPSGGGVMAIVDELPYIELFMSSTNCKFRTVGQEFTKSGWGFAFQRDSPLAVDMSTAILQLSENGDLQKIHDKWLLKHDCTAKVDDVDSNELSLNSFWGLFLICGIACLLALIAFSVRVFCQYMKFIPVSEDIDQENPPGIPGIKPSRSFKDLIDFVDTREKEIKQILREKSKKRRRNQSLDDQFSPPT
- the LOC101505478 gene encoding glutamate receptor 3.4 isoform X2; amino-acid sequence: MELPLETLLFLQDSVLLKLEHCLLLIPSLEDQLNQESWLLLKMLMLIRPFSLVLNWKLFYMIQIAVGFLEQWKLMENEVVAAIGPQSSGIAHVISHVVNELHVPLLSFGATDPTLSSLQYPYFVRTTQNDYFQMYAIADIVDYYRWREVIAIFVDDDNGRNGISVLGDALSKKRAKISYKAALSPGATESDIGDLLNGVNLMESRVFIIHVNPDSGLVIFSIAKKLGMMTSGYVWIATDWLPSTLDSMETVDSNTLSLLQGVVALRHHTPDTNLKKSFFSRLKNMKGMETSSFNSYALYAYDAVWLAAYALDTFIKEGGNISFSSDPKLLDTKGSMLHLSSLRVFEGGPLFLPTIFRMNFTGLSGQIQFDAEKNLVHPSYDILNIGDAGSRRIGYWSNYSGLSVLSPENLYKKPPNTSTSNQKLFSVVWPGETTATPRGWVFPNNGRQLRIAVPHRISYLEFVSKDKNPPGVRGYCIDVFEAAINLLPYPVPRRYILYGDGNRNPNYNQLVNDVALNIYDATVGDITIVPNRTRILDFTQPFMESGLVVVVPVKEIKSSPWSFLKPFTAQMWCVTGAFFLFVGIVVWILEHRHNPEFRGSPKKQLMTIFWFTFSTMFFSHRENTVSGLGRFVLIIWLFVVLIINSSYTASLTSILTVQQLSSQIEGIDSLISGTQPIGIQDGSFARRYLIDELNIQPSRIVTLRDPKAYIDALMRGPSGGGVMAIVDELPYIELFMSSTNCKFRTVGQEFTKSGWGFAFQRDSPLAVDMSTAILQLSENGDLQKIHDKWLLKHDCTAKVDDVDSNELSLNSFWGLFLICGIACLLALIAFSVRVFCQYMKFIPVSEDIDQENPPGIPGIKPSRSFKDLIDFVDTREKEIKQILREKSKKRRRNQSLDDQFSPPT
- the LOC101505478 gene encoding glutamate receptor 3.4 isoform X3, encoding MEVIGLKRLFLLVLWLWIPKEVVGMNGTTIGNSTVSSRLSVVKIGALFTVDSVIGRSAKPGIVAAIEDVNVNKTILPGIKLEVILHDTNCSGFLGTVEALQLMENEVVAAIGPQSSGIAHVISHVVNELHVPLLSFGATDPTLSSLQYPYFVRTTQNDYFQMYAIADIVDYYRWREVIAIFVDDDNGRNGISVLGDALSKKRAKISYKAALSPGATESDIGDLLNGVNLMESRVFIIHVNPDSGLVIFSIAKKLGMMTSGYVWIATDWLPSTLDSMETVDSNTLSLLQGVVALRHHTPDTNLKKSFFSRLKNMKGMETSSFNSYALYAYDAVWLAAYALDTFIKEGGNISFSSDPKLLDTKGSMLHLSSLRVFEGGPLFLPTIFRMNFTGLSGQIQFDAEKNLVHPSYDILNIGDAGSRRIGYWSNYSGLSVLSPENLYKKPPNTSTSNQKLFSVVWPGETTATPRGWVFPNNGRQLRIAVPHRISYLEFVSKDKNPPGVRGYCIDVFEAAINLLPYPVPRRYILYGDGNRNPNYNQLVNDVALNIYDATVGDITIVPNRTRILDFTQPFMESGLVVVVPVKEIKSSPWSFLKPFTAQMWCVTGAFFLFVGIVVWILEHRHNPEFRGSPKKQLMTIFWREHCEWSWKICANHMAFCGVNYQFKLHSKLNIHPHSTAAFLTN